The region TATGATCGAGCGATCGCTGACATGCAAACCTGGCATCGGGTGGCCCAACTGGCCCTCCGCCAAGGCAAAGAGACCGTGGCCCGTGCCGCCTTAGAACGTAAAGTCGCTAGCAAGAAACTACTGCCTGACCTCCAAGCCCAACTGCGCACCTTGGATGACCTGCAGCGCGACCTGCAGAAAAAGCTGCAGCAGGTGCAGGCACGGTAGTCCCAGGCGATCGCCCCAGAGTGGAATAAGAATTTTAAAGTCAGGTGGGTCAAAATCCGGGTTCAAGAGTAGGCTACGGATGTTCTAAACGTAAACAATTTGTTTGAAATTCGACTATTTTTAGAGAGGCGATCCATGGAGTATGGGCTCAAGGAGACATCTGTAGAGGGTAGCTGTCGTCGGCATCGTTCACGTCGCCCCTCATGGTAACCAGACCTAGTCCCCTTGGCAAAACCAAAGGATTCTGGGCGTCTGATAGGCTGTTGTAGTGATTCCAGTCCCTTGATTTAAGTATTGCAGTAGCTACTATGGATATTTTCAACGTGCGTCAACTGGGAACGAGAGTCAGCTTACCCCCGGTGCTTCTGTCCTCAGCACGACGAGGGCAACCCTGCCAGCGCTTCTCCAACCGTTCACAACCGGATTCACGTCAAGGCTTAGGACTGGGATGCCGCCTAGGGTTCTGGATCGGGTTGCTGGGTTTGTCTGGGCTCTATGCTGCACCAGGCTTTGCCCAAGCTCCAACTTTAAGGCTGCAGGATGAGGTAACGCCGCAAGGGTCATCCAACCTCATCAGCCAAGCCCTCGTATTGCGTCGAGGTTCATCCGGAGCCCCTGTAGAACGTCTCCAGCGCGCCCTCCAGGATCTAGGCTACTACGATGGCCCGATCACAGGCTTTTTTGGCGCTCTCACGGAAACAGCGGTACGGCAGTTTCAATCAGATTCTGGGTTGCCTGCGGATGGCATTGTCGGTGCATCGACGGAGACAGCCCTATTTGGCACTCCTGTTGCTCCAGCCTCCACTGCACCAGCCAGCACATCTGGCTTGCTCCGACGCGGCAGTACCGGCGCACAGGTCGTTGCTTTGCAGGAACGTCTAGCAGAGTTGGGCTACTACACAGGCAGTATTGATGGAGACTTTGGTGCTGGCACTGACACGGCGCTACGAGCGTTCCAATCCCGTAATAACCTAACGGTGGACGGCATCGTGGGCCCGGGTACAGAGTCAGCCTTGCGTAGTTCCTCTGCTGTAGCAGCCGCAGCGCCGACTCCGACACCTGCCCCAACACCTGCTCCAACCACTCCACCGGCCAGAGTGCCCGATCCCGATGATGGGATTTTAGAATTTGGTGAATCTGGCTCAGAAGTGCTGACCCTCCAAACCCTGCTTCAGTCTCTCGGGTTTTACCAGGGAGGACTAGACGGAATCTACGGCCCCGGTACTCGGGATGCCGTCACGGCCTTTCAACGGTCTCAGGCCCTGACGCCAGATGGGGTAGCCGGGGCCCAAACCCGCGCTCGGCTCGACCAAGTTGCCGCTACCCCGCCGGCAACGCCACCGGCAACGCCACCGGCAACCCCACCGGTTGTTAGTGTGCCGCCACCTGTAACCCCAGCCCCAACAACCCCAGCCCCCACAACCCCAGCTCCCGCCGCAGACACAGTGGGACGATTTAGCGTGCTGGAACTGCAGCGACGACTTGCCGATCGCGGCTTGTATACGGGGCCCATCGATGGAGTCTTAGGCCCAGCGACCCGCACTGCTATCCAGGCAGCTCAACGGGCGTACAATCTCAATGAGTCTGATATTCTCCAAGGGCAGTTCTAAGGGCGATCGCCATTAACATTCGTGAGCAGATTGCTCAAGCTGTCCCAGATCAAGATAGTCTAGATCGCGGCATGTGGTAGTTCCTTCACCCACTCTCATCGCCCTGCATATCTAGCAGGAATCGCGATCGCTCTGGTTTAGGTTTGAATGCCAGGAGACGAGTGCTGGCTGGCATGACAGGGATTGACCACACCCAATCAATATCCATACTGCACCGATCTCGACCTTACTCGACATTATTGATAACGATGGTACATTCTCCAATTAACCCGTCTACAGCCAATCCCATCACAACAGCACCTCCGGCAGACTCCCACGATCGCATCCGCCAGTTTCTCCAAGGGCTCCAGGATCAAATTTGTCAGCGCCTTGAAGCCTTAGATGGCCAAAGCACGTTTCAAGAAGATTCTTGGGAGCGCGAAGAGGGCGGTGGCGGCCGGTCACGGGTGATTCGAGAGGGCCGAGTCTTTGAACAGGGCGGCGTTAACTTTTCGGAAGTCTGGGGCAATACCCTACCACCCTCCATTTTGAATCAGCGTCCTGAAGCTAAGGGTCACAAATTCTACGCCACGGGTACCTCCATGGTGCTGCATCCTCGCAATCCCTACGTGCCGACGGTGCATTTAAACTATCGCTACTTTGAAGCCGGGCCCGTGTGGTGGTTTGGCGGTGGTCTGGATCTTACCCCCTACTACCCCTTTGCAGAAGATGCCACCCACCTGCACCAAACCCTTAAGCAAGCCTGCGATCGCCACCATCCCGACTACTATCCAACCTTTAAGCAGTGGTGCGATGAGTATTTCTACTTGAAGCATCGGAACGAAACTCGGGGCGTCGGCGGCATTTTCTTTGACTACCAAGATGGCCGCCGTCAAGAGCTCTATCAAGGCCCGGATCCCGCTGGCCCCGCTGCTGCCTATAGCCGCAACCTCGGCGACGTTGAACCGCGCAGTTGGGAACAGATCTTCGCCTTTGTGCAAGACTGTGGCAATGCATTTTTGCCTGCCTATGTGCCGATTGTGGAACGCCGTCAGGATACTGAATACAGCGATCGCCAGCGGCAGTTCCAGCTCTACCGTCGCGGGCGCTACGTAGAATTCAACCTCGTCTACGATCGCGGCACCATCTTCGGTCTCCAAACCAATGGTCGCACCGAGTCTATTTTGATGTCTCTACCGCCCCTAGTGCGCTGGGAGTATGACTACAAACCAGAAGCCAACACGCCAGAATCCGAACTCTACGATGTTTTCTTGAAGCCCCAAGACTGGGTTAACTGGCAGTCCTAAGCCTACCGCCGTGCCGAGGGCGATCGCCCTCGGCGGACTGAACGTCTTGTTCAAACGAGGAGGTATGGCTTTGGCATCCTGCCCATGGCCTGGGCGGAATCCTTCGGATCGTGCAAAAATGAGTTAAGCTACTGGGTAATGTGAACCGGCTCTAGTCGCTAGTTTTCTGGTGAACACGATGTCTCATAAGGCATCGGCCGTCATCAATCGCCTTAGACTCGACGATCATAGGGATCTCGTCACGTGGGCGATCGCCCGTTGTCTAGACCTCATTCCTAGGGGCGATCGTTACGGGTCAAGAGCATCTTTCCTAGCACCCTACTCTCAACGCAAGCTGAGCATTCCCATGGAGCAGACAGAACACAAAACCCAAGATGGCCGAACGGTGATTGTGATGGCTCCAACAGGACGATTAGACATCACCACCGCCTGGCAGTTTCGCCTCAAACTCCAAGAATGTATTTCCAGCGTCAGCCCCCATGTTGTGATCAACTTGGGGCAGGTTAACTTTATTGATAGTTCTGGGCTCACATCCCTAGTGGCTGGAATGCGCGACGCAGATAAAAACAAAGGCAGCTTTCGCCTATGTAACGTTCATCCAGAAGCGAAACTCGTCTTTGAAGTGACGATGATGGACTCTGTGTTTGACATCTATGAAACCGAAGAAGATGCCTTGAGTCGCACATCTAGCAACTTGAAGTAGGCCAGGGATGCTTCAACATGGGAGTATGGAACGTCTGACTAGGACGTCAATGTGTTTCAATCCCAAAAGTCTGAATCCCACCCTTGCTCCTATAACCAGAGTCATACAAATCAAACCCTCCAGCGCGTTGCTTGGCAAAC is a window of Candidatus Obscuribacterales bacterium DNA encoding:
- the hemF gene encoding oxygen-dependent coproporphyrinogen oxidase — encoded protein: MVHSPINPSTANPITTAPPADSHDRIRQFLQGLQDQICQRLEALDGQSTFQEDSWEREEGGGGRSRVIREGRVFEQGGVNFSEVWGNTLPPSILNQRPEAKGHKFYATGTSMVLHPRNPYVPTVHLNYRYFEAGPVWWFGGGLDLTPYYPFAEDATHLHQTLKQACDRHHPDYYPTFKQWCDEYFYLKHRNETRGVGGIFFDYQDGRRQELYQGPDPAGPAAAYSRNLGDVEPRSWEQIFAFVQDCGNAFLPAYVPIVERRQDTEYSDRQRQFQLYRRGRYVEFNLVYDRGTIFGLQTNGRTESILMSLPPLVRWEYDYKPEANTPESELYDVFLKPQDWVNWQS
- a CDS encoding STAS domain-containing protein yields the protein MSHKASAVINRLRLDDHRDLVTWAIARCLDLIPRGDRYGSRASFLAPYSQRKLSIPMEQTEHKTQDGRTVIVMAPTGRLDITTAWQFRLKLQECISSVSPHVVINLGQVNFIDSSGLTSLVAGMRDADKNKGSFRLCNVHPEAKLVFEVTMMDSVFDIYETEEDALSRTSSNLK
- a CDS encoding peptidoglycan-binding protein yields the protein MDIFNVRQLGTRVSLPPVLLSSARRGQPCQRFSNRSQPDSRQGLGLGCRLGFWIGLLGLSGLYAAPGFAQAPTLRLQDEVTPQGSSNLISQALVLRRGSSGAPVERLQRALQDLGYYDGPITGFFGALTETAVRQFQSDSGLPADGIVGASTETALFGTPVAPASTAPASTSGLLRRGSTGAQVVALQERLAELGYYTGSIDGDFGAGTDTALRAFQSRNNLTVDGIVGPGTESALRSSSAVAAAAPTPTPAPTPAPTTPPARVPDPDDGILEFGESGSEVLTLQTLLQSLGFYQGGLDGIYGPGTRDAVTAFQRSQALTPDGVAGAQTRARLDQVAATPPATPPATPPATPPVVSVPPPVTPAPTTPAPTTPAPAADTVGRFSVLELQRRLADRGLYTGPIDGVLGPATRTAIQAAQRAYNLNESDILQGQF